The Shewanella sp. KX20019 genome window below encodes:
- a CDS encoding 7-cyano-7-deazaguanine synthase produces MKIVVLLSGIDSLIAKKKIEIDYPDAEIVSVYYDYGQPFKDNDLASLPDDVEVRKFDLAPDLYPGGVSDVNGRNMAAITLSCQWYQPDMIVCGFLYDEQGSYKDDDIIFCNLMGRILQRIYNKPIKVTSPFFEMRATKSEAIEWALCNGFTIDDLTRTVSCMFVEEVGHQCGTCFKCFTRYMAFLYNGIDVYKQYQNHPFSKAENLNNVFDRVSNSDYIYTEAMRYFLKLSDEYDVAFALSSRSINNYLKK; encoded by the coding sequence ATGAAAATTGTTGTTCTTCTTAGTGGCATTGATTCATTAATTGCCAAGAAAAAAATTGAAATTGATTATCCTGATGCTGAAATTGTTAGTGTTTATTATGACTATGGGCAACCTTTCAAAGATAACGATCTCGCAAGCCTTCCTGATGATGTTGAAGTTAGAAAATTTGACCTGGCCCCGGATTTATACCCTGGTGGCGTGTCTGATGTTAACGGAAGGAATATGGCGGCAATTACTTTATCTTGCCAATGGTATCAGCCGGATATGATCGTTTGTGGCTTCCTTTATGATGAACAGGGAAGCTATAAAGATGATGATATTATTTTTTGTAATTTAATGGGCCGTATTTTACAGCGAATATATAACAAGCCAATAAAAGTAACATCACCATTTTTTGAAATGCGGGCAACAAAATCTGAAGCTATTGAATGGGCTTTATGTAATGGCTTTACAATAGATGATTTAACAAGAACAGTTTCTTGTATGTTTGTTGAAGAAGTTGGCCATCAATGCGGAACGTGTTTTAAATGTTTCACACGTTATATGGCGTTTTTATATAACGGCATTGATGTTTATAAACAATATCAAAATCATCCATTTTCAAAAGCTGAAAATCTAAATAATGTTTTTGATCGCGTTTCTAACAGTGATTATATATACACGGAAGCAATGAGATATTTTTTAAAGTTAAGTGATGAATATGATGTTGCATTTGCTCTTAGTTCAAGGTCAATTAATAACTATTTGAAAAAATAG
- a CDS encoding nicotinamide phosphoribosyltransferase domain-containing protein: MILNGDFFKAGNHRLKTDVEEVQFYFEVRNKETLIVGINHLVSKLKEKVTHDEINNSLRFATYNTLPWERIIEKYDGYLPIEIKAVEEGTLVQPRTPFLTINIKDPEFFWLGTHIETFIFKSIYPASTIATRCLNIKNFLLKYGIEHFGQYGGRGYRSDEEDSLCSMAYSLVFDLQPAMAGKLWHYHPEHRVYGETVAGEHNTVLIYGEDYILSQVQKYGGFIHSDTYDFDNFINKLQQNENHIVIGLDSGDMEEEIFKCAEMLNERFFHQIMDGKKLLNGFSICQVKSVSNESLQRIVHKIHQSEWHKSNFILGLGGFICHDTDRDDQGFNYQVCAVKINGTWEGRGKTPKDINKHSISGYFDVGESILNHGVVGNVLTFQEIKENVKRYIRNNDGN; encoded by the coding sequence ATGATATTAAATGGCGATTTTTTCAAGGCTGGAAACCATAGGCTTAAAACTGATGTTGAAGAAGTTCAATTTTATTTTGAAGTTAGAAACAAAGAAACGTTAATTGTTGGCATTAATCATCTAGTATCAAAACTAAAAGAAAAAGTTACCCATGATGAAATAAATAATTCATTGCGATTTGCTACTTATAACACTTTGCCATGGGAACGCATCATTGAAAAATATGATGGTTATCTTCCAATTGAAATAAAAGCAGTTGAAGAAGGCACACTTGTTCAACCAAGAACACCGTTCTTAACTATCAATATAAAAGATCCTGAATTCTTTTGGTTAGGCACTCACATTGAAACCTTCATTTTCAAATCAATTTATCCCGCTTCAACTATTGCAACACGATGCTTGAACATCAAAAATTTCTTGTTGAAATATGGGATTGAACACTTTGGGCAGTATGGCGGGCGCGGTTATAGGTCCGATGAAGAAGATTCTTTATGTTCGATGGCATATAGCCTGGTTTTTGATTTACAGCCCGCTATGGCTGGCAAGCTTTGGCATTATCATCCTGAACATAGGGTTTATGGTGAAACAGTAGCCGGGGAACATAACACTGTTCTTATTTATGGTGAAGATTACATTTTAAGCCAGGTTCAAAAGTATGGCGGGTTTATTCATTCTGATACATACGATTTTGATAATTTTATCAACAAGCTTCAACAAAATGAAAACCATATTGTTATTGGTCTTGATTCCGGCGATATGGAAGAAGAAATTTTTAAATGCGCTGAAATGCTTAATGAACGTTTCTTTCATCAAATTATGGATGGCAAGAAATTATTAAATGGATTTTCAATTTGCCAGGTTAAAAGCGTTTCAAATGAAAGCCTTCAAAGAATTGTTCATAAGATTCATCAATCAGAATGGCATAAATCAAATTTCATTCTTGGTTTAGGTGGCTTTATTTGTCATGACACTGATCGTGATGATCAGGGTTTTAATTACCAGGTTTGCGCGGTGAAAATAAATGGAACCTGGGAAGGGCGCGGCAAAACTCCAAAAGATATAAATAAACATTCTATTTCTGGTTATTTTGATGTTGGTGAATCAATTTTGAATCATGGTGTTGTTGGAAACGTTTTAACTTTTCAAGAAATAAAAGAAAACGTTAAAAGATATATAAGGAATAATGATGGTAACTGA
- a CDS encoding DUF1833 family protein, which yields MMVTDAEREAYASCKSTNVTLYTIQLDHSSFTKPLRIVADNEPLKTTKDGADIEYLPFYFQITRPPISEEPDPVIKVSVDNVSGYLTPYFEDAAKTPELITLTFRPYLWNDSGDEAIITELSEMSLLVRSASVNTSSISITAALVNPANTPFPNETYTPERFPGL from the coding sequence ATGATGGTAACTGATGCAGAACGTGAAGCTTATGCAAGCTGTAAATCAACAAACGTAACCTTATACACAATCCAACTTGATCATTCTTCATTTACAAAACCTTTAAGAATCGTTGCAGATAATGAACCATTAAAAACAACAAAAGATGGCGCTGATATAGAATACCTTCCTTTTTATTTTCAAATAACAAGGCCGCCAATTTCTGAAGAACCTGATCCTGTAATTAAAGTAAGCGTTGATAATGTTTCAGGTTATTTAACACCTTACTTTGAAGATGCAGCAAAAACACCTGAATTAATAACGTTAACGTTTCGCCCTTACCTTTGGAATGATTCAGGTGATGAAGCAATCATTACTGAATTAAGTGAAATGTCTTTATTGGTTAGAAGTGCAAGTGTTAACACATCATCAATAAGCATTACCGCCGCTTTAGTTAATCCCGCAAATACGCCGTTTCCAAATGAAACATATACACCTGAACGTTTCCCGGGGCTTTAA
- a CDS encoding NlpC/P60 family protein, with the protein MDWVIPFLGRKWVNQEQDCWKLIQDVYKERLNIILPDICINADDLKTVLNAFKNEDYLKIWEPIDEPENLCLVFFSTHKNPSHVAVYLDVEDGRYLHSYQGAGSVCQTIVDAEINGWNRPKFYRYRGHD; encoded by the coding sequence ATGGATTGGGTTATTCCTTTTCTTGGTCGCAAATGGGTGAACCAGGAACAAGATTGCTGGAAGCTGATTCAAGACGTTTACAAAGAACGTTTGAACATCATTCTTCCTGATATTTGCATCAATGCAGATGATTTGAAAACGGTCCTGAATGCTTTCAAAAATGAAGATTATTTGAAGATTTGGGAACCGATTGATGAACCTGAAAACCTTTGTTTGGTTTTCTTTTCTACTCACAAAAACCCTTCACATGTTGCCGTTTATTTAGATGTTGAGGACGGCAGATATTTACATTCTTATCAGGGCGCGGGTTCTGTTTGTCAGACCATTGTTGATGCTGAAATCAACGGTTGGAACAGGCCCAAATTTTATAGGTATCGTGGCCATGATTGA
- a CDS encoding host specificity factor TipJ family phage tail protein codes for MIETNKKVVWLNNPFDIADHDVYEVKPGQTIQDWVNENGGVEILNVRPTICYYNGKQIMRDDYKNITIEKSVAFITLPEGGKGGSNPLQIVAMVAIAVLAVYTGGAAAAMYGGATTVAGATASAVTVMAVNMAGAAIMSAIIGPPEAPNNSMSQPSPTYSLQAQGNAARIGAAIPVIYGTNRIYPDFAAQPYAIFEGNNQYLHQLFVIGQGDIDVSKVLFEDTSVDNFDADIEVVKPNKPVTLFHSAVIQASTAGGQGLESKGTQGPYVIGGPKDTFTKLAADVVFPGGLMTFNDEGDEKSASVGLQVIAEVITDKGIATGGTVILYAGTVTRCTRTAQRLTFSQEVPEARYQIKFVRTTGKGGSKTTDALQIGSVKGFKKHDNKYGDLTLLAIKVRANENLSNAASRKINCIAKGKIREWTQKNGWSNPVYSSNPAWVFADVCRARYGGNYEDGRIDLLGLEQLAAKFKVRKDSFNGIFDSQTNISNALKKVSQVVRSTPVKQGNLIRMIRDQRQQIPSTVFSHANIKDFSIDFVMHGEESSDSIRAMYFDSETGYKQGEVLCKLPGSSATKPKELMFFGITNRAQAWREGIYHISSSTYRRSFVNFKTEMEGYIPSYGDVVLVNHYLLNPDAMFSGLVIYQKDSEITLSVSIGGDVGDMWLMSLRDDEGRPSKAIRVTKISDNVVKANETLPFVPNTNPNNERTHFVMGKGNDWAARVKIIGVEPGYDDQIKISGVIEDDRVHEDGDEGQIPGKTFFQTMSKFSPVIVGLSATQGGTKRNPMIYVHWADVQGIKYYEVEASFDAGTTWQPMGKPVEPNIQFRVPPGSMIVRVAANAKMRGKWEQITLNAGAEFSTPKAVVINLDSPFTGKSLKASWAAEPSAIYYRIQMIYKGALLRELYQEATKTSYEYTHLMGANDGAGRVLTIKVCAQNANEVQGPWTEFTATNPPPPKIPSTAVYTEGFMDAVMLKLTYSAPADFDQFVIHGSTNKGFPVTIANIIAYDRSSNPSFNVPTKAGFYIRIAAADVWGIDGLNYSDEIKIENIRDVINEIKGSVTEEFLDEALKEDIQAIRDKAGLNASAITRLEIVDTNTAKEIKDIKSVNAGQQTSLTEVNKSVDGIEAMKAVVIDNNGTVSGYKLVSKMNDAGTPVSQMSFAVDKFFVVDPANKNSLPFVIDTKTKSVVIGDTLIRDGSIVADKLSVTNLSAITANLGTVTSGTFTTGNKDSGNTYAVISNSDHFPLWIGQGEKNDANAVLSISDTGYLKARGQIECEEGKFLLGQTTEGGYTSLNGAGELHNYNYIVERDGTLKAQDAQLRNVHLEGSLDAQNISVNALNSTITGANIVGKTIIADMFIGPIGDFKEAHLVANNYYYGPNGKIAKGLWISSNPSGSIANIKGKGYEAYLKSPTSAKYSGSAGGGGLGTYTAILDDAYSAITRNAKIVKGRLKSTSVSCSIYLKLNTRIKTAVGKGHSAVTGKYSTIKIYSGATLLGQSTIPETISGTFKVGPYNLQINRVVTGGSKAGATYGPIEVKGTITIPFAKESSNDRIKLVLVAESNNNTLRINTTYLP; via the coding sequence ATGATTGAAACTAATAAAAAAGTTGTTTGGCTTAATAACCCGTTCGATATTGCTGATCATGATGTTTATGAAGTAAAGCCTGGGCAAACAATTCAAGATTGGGTTAATGAAAATGGTGGCGTTGAAATTCTTAATGTTCGCCCAACAATTTGCTATTACAACGGCAAACAAATCATGCGTGATGATTATAAAAATATCACAATTGAAAAAAGTGTTGCCTTTATTACTTTACCTGAAGGCGGTAAGGGTGGTTCAAATCCGCTTCAAATAGTCGCAATGGTAGCAATTGCCGTTCTTGCTGTTTATACAGGTGGTGCGGCGGCTGCAATGTATGGCGGTGCGACAACCGTTGCCGGGGCAACAGCTTCAGCCGTTACAGTTATGGCGGTTAACATGGCGGGGGCGGCAATCATGAGCGCCATTATTGGCCCGCCTGAAGCCCCAAACAATTCAATGAGCCAACCAAGCCCAACATATAGCTTACAAGCGCAAGGCAACGCCGCCAGGATTGGCGCAGCAATCCCCGTAATCTATGGAACAAATAGAATCTATCCTGATTTTGCGGCGCAACCATACGCAATTTTTGAAGGAAATAATCAATACCTTCATCAGCTTTTTGTAATTGGGCAAGGTGATATTGATGTAAGCAAGGTTCTTTTTGAAGATACAAGCGTAGATAATTTTGATGCTGATATTGAAGTTGTAAAACCTAACAAGCCAGTGACTTTATTTCATTCAGCAGTTATCCAGGCATCCACGGCGGGTGGCCAGGGATTAGAATCTAAAGGCACACAAGGCCCTTATGTAATCGGCGGACCAAAAGACACGTTCACAAAGCTTGCGGCTGATGTGGTGTTTCCTGGTGGCTTAATGACGTTTAATGATGAAGGTGATGAAAAATCCGCTTCAGTTGGGCTTCAAGTTATTGCTGAAGTTATAACCGATAAAGGGATAGCAACTGGCGGAACTGTAATTTTATATGCTGGAACTGTTACACGCTGTACCAGAACAGCGCAAAGATTAACCTTTTCACAAGAAGTGCCTGAAGCCCGCTATCAAATAAAGTTTGTTAGAACAACGGGGAAAGGCGGAAGTAAAACAACTGATGCCTTACAAATTGGCAGTGTTAAAGGGTTCAAGAAGCATGATAACAAGTATGGTGATCTTACTCTTTTAGCCATCAAAGTAAGAGCAAATGAAAACCTAAGCAATGCAGCAAGCAGAAAAATCAATTGTATAGCCAAGGGTAAAATCAGAGAGTGGACACAAAAAAACGGTTGGAGTAATCCAGTATATTCTTCAAATCCGGCCTGGGTTTTTGCTGATGTATGCCGTGCCAGGTATGGCGGAAATTATGAAGATGGAAGAATTGATTTGCTTGGCCTGGAACAACTGGCCGCAAAGTTCAAGGTAAGAAAAGACAGCTTCAACGGTATCTTTGATTCACAAACAAATATTTCAAATGCTCTTAAAAAAGTTTCTCAAGTAGTCAGATCAACGCCTGTTAAACAAGGCAACTTGATCAGGATGATTCGAGATCAACGCCAACAGATACCTTCAACCGTTTTCAGCCATGCAAACATTAAAGATTTCAGTATTGATTTTGTGATGCACGGTGAAGAAAGTTCTGATTCAATCCGGGCCATGTATTTTGATTCTGAAACGGGATACAAGCAAGGTGAGGTTCTTTGTAAACTTCCAGGAAGCAGCGCAACCAAACCAAAAGAATTAATGTTCTTTGGCATTACTAACCGGGCGCAAGCTTGGCGTGAAGGCATTTATCATATTAGTTCGAGTACATACCGCCGTTCATTTGTTAATTTTAAAACTGAAATGGAAGGTTACATTCCTTCTTATGGTGATGTTGTTCTTGTTAACCATTATCTTTTAAATCCTGATGCAATGTTTTCAGGGCTGGTTATATATCAAAAAGATTCTGAAATAACACTTTCCGTTTCTATTGGTGGTGACGTTGGCGATATGTGGCTAATGAGTTTAAGGGATGATGAAGGCCGCCCTTCAAAAGCAATCCGTGTAACCAAAATTTCAGATAATGTTGTTAAGGCAAATGAAACGCTTCCATTCGTTCCAAACACAAACCCAAATAATGAAAGAACACATTTTGTTATGGGCAAAGGTAATGATTGGGCAGCCAGGGTGAAAATCATTGGTGTTGAACCTGGATATGATGATCAGATTAAAATTTCAGGTGTAATTGAAGATGATCGTGTTCATGAAGATGGTGATGAAGGCCAGATTCCAGGGAAAACATTTTTTCAGACCATGAGCAAATTTAGCCCGGTTATTGTTGGGCTATCAGCAACACAAGGCGGGACCAAAAGAAATCCGATGATTTATGTTCATTGGGCTGATGTTCAAGGTATTAAATATTATGAAGTTGAAGCCAGTTTTGATGCTGGTACAACCTGGCAGCCAATGGGTAAACCTGTTGAACCAAATATTCAATTCCGTGTTCCACCTGGTTCAATGATAGTAAGAGTGGCCGCAAATGCCAAGATGCGAGGCAAGTGGGAACAAATCACGCTTAATGCCGGGGCTGAATTTTCAACGCCTAAAGCCGTTGTGATAAATCTTGATTCACCATTCACCGGGAAAAGTTTAAAAGCTTCCTGGGCGGCTGAACCTTCAGCTATTTATTACCGCATTCAGATGATTTATAAAGGCGCTTTGCTTCGTGAGCTTTACCAGGAAGCAACAAAGACTTCTTATGAATATACACATCTAATGGGGGCAAATGATGGCGCTGGCCGAGTATTAACAATAAAAGTTTGCGCACAGAACGCCAATGAAGTTCAGGGGCCTTGGACAGAGTTCACAGCAACAAACCCCCCACCGCCAAAGATTCCTTCAACAGCGGTCTATACAGAGGGTTTCATGGATGCCGTAATGCTGAAATTAACCTATTCAGCCCCGGCAGATTTTGACCAATTTGTGATTCATGGAAGTACAAACAAAGGCTTCCCGGTAACTATTGCAAACATTATTGCCTATGATAGATCTTCAAATCCTTCATTCAACGTGCCAACAAAAGCCGGGTTTTATATCCGAATTGCGGCGGCTGATGTATGGGGCATTGATGGCTTAAATTATTCTGATGAAATCAAGATTGAAAACATTCGTGATGTGATTAATGAAATCAAAGGTTCTGTTACTGAAGAATTTCTTGATGAAGCTTTGAAGGAAGATATTCAAGCGATCCGTGATAAAGCTGGCCTGAATGCTTCAGCAATTACCAGGCTTGAAATTGTTGATACCAACACGGCAAAAGAAATCAAAGATATAAAAAGCGTTAACGCTGGCCAACAAACTTCTTTAACTGAAGTGAATAAATCGGTTGATGGTATCGAGGCAATGAAGGCGGTTGTTATTGATAACAATGGCACTGTTAGCGGCTATAAACTTGTAAGTAAAATGAATGATGCTGGTACGCCAGTTTCACAAATGAGCTTTGCGGTTGATAAGTTCTTTGTTGTTGATCCAGCCAATAAAAACAGCCTTCCTTTTGTTATTGATACCAAAACAAAAAGCGTTGTAATTGGTGATACTCTTATTCGTGATGGTTCAATTGTCGCTGATAAACTAAGTGTTACTAATCTATCAGCAATCACGGCAAACCTGGGAACTGTAACAAGCGGAACATTCACAACAGGAAACAAAGATTCAGGTAACACATATGCTGTAATTAGTAATAGTGACCACTTTCCACTATGGATAGGACAGGGTGAAAAAAATGATGCTAATGCCGTTTTATCAATTTCTGATACAGGATATTTAAAAGCCAGGGGCCAAATTGAATGTGAAGAAGGAAAGTTTCTTTTAGGCCAAACCACAGAAGGTGGTTATACAAGCCTTAACGGTGCGGGTGAACTTCACAACTATAATTATATAGTTGAACGTGATGGAACGCTTAAAGCCCAAGATGCACAGTTGAGAAACGTCCATCTTGAAGGTTCACTTGATGCACAAAACATATCAGTTAACGCATTGAATTCAACAATCACAGGGGCCAATATTGTTGGCAAAACAATCATTGCTGATATGTTTATTGGTCCTATTGGAGACTTTAAAGAAGCGCATCTTGTAGCAAACAATTATTATTATGGTCCTAATGGCAAAATTGCAAAAGGTCTTTGGATTAGTTCAAATCCATCAGGTTCAATTGCAAACATTAAAGGGAAGGGCTATGAAGCCTATCTGAAATCACCAACTTCAGCCAAGTATAGTGGTAGTGCTGGCGGCGGTGGTCTTGGTACTTATACCGCTATTTTAGATGACGCTTATTCTGCAATCACTAGAAATGCAAAGATTGTGAAGGGGCGGCTGAAATCAACATCAGTTTCATGTTCAATTTATTTAAAATTAAACACAAGAATCAAAACGGCTGTGGGCAAAGGTCATTCGGCTGTTACTGGTAAATATAGCACCATTAAAATTTATTCTGGTGCAACATTATTGGGACAAAGCACAATTCCTGAAACCATAAGCGGAACGTTTAAAGTCGGTCCTTATAATCTGCAAATTAACCGGGTTGTAACTGGTGGTTCTAAGGCTGGCGCGACTTATGGGCCAATTGAAGTGAAAGGAACCATTACCATTCCATTTGCAAAGGAATCATCAAACGATAGGATCAAGCTTGTTCTTGTTGCAGAATCAAACAATAACACGTTAAGGATTAACACAACATATTTACCATAA
- the parM gene encoding ParM/StbA family protein, with product MIGADIGCAFVKLAFYDSEKNIQNFCIPSIISQGRGIVNMGGDSGITYQCDGVDFAISKNSTSIAIDTRNENYPFSPENTVLLQHALLEAGITGDVKIATGITYGQFFNIDGINQAKIEQKKKSAATKVLNSTDAISVNVIAEKVLPEGLAGAWGCSHDDHGVKTREYNFGFICVDIGGRTTDIVVGTPDFEVNTDLSETVKLGYLDIFKELNEQMKRHHSMGDFSPFHLNKFYNDRFFEIGGSKIDIGHLCDIAKKTISDRLIQIVSGKVDRSNQVDEVIFIGGGAEDLRNELGGFERSFIPEAPAFANARAYCIMGNL from the coding sequence ATGATTGGTGCTGATATTGGATGTGCATTTGTAAAGCTTGCTTTTTACGATTCTGAAAAAAACATACAGAATTTTTGCATTCCATCTATAATTTCTCAAGGGCGCGGCATAGTAAATATGGGCGGTGACTCTGGTATAACTTACCAATGTGATGGTGTTGATTTTGCTATTAGTAAAAACAGCACATCAATAGCAATTGATACAAGGAATGAAAATTATCCTTTCAGTCCTGAAAATACCGTACTTCTTCAACACGCATTGTTAGAGGCCGGAATAACCGGGGATGTAAAAATTGCAACCGGGATAACATATGGCCAGTTTTTCAACATTGATGGAATCAACCAGGCTAAAATTGAACAGAAAAAAAAATCTGCCGCAACAAAAGTATTAAATTCAACTGATGCGATATCAGTGAACGTTATTGCTGAAAAAGTTCTTCCTGAAGGGCTTGCTGGCGCTTGGGGTTGTTCACATGATGATCATGGTGTTAAGACCAGGGAATATAATTTTGGCTTTATCTGCGTTGATATTGGTGGACGTACAACAGATATTGTTGTTGGAACGCCTGACTTTGAAGTTAACACTGATTTATCTGAAACTGTAAAACTTGGTTATCTTGATATTTTTAAAGAATTAAATGAACAAATGAAACGCCATCATTCAATGGGTGATTTCAGTCCGTTTCATTTAAATAAGTTTTATAATGATCGCTTCTTTGAAATTGGTGGTTCAAAAATTGATATTGGCCATCTTTGTGACATAGCAAAAAAAACTATTTCGGATAGGTTGATTCAGATTGTAAGCGGTAAAGTTGATCGCTCTAACCAGGTAGATGAAGTGATTTTTATCGGGGGAGGTGCTGAAGATTTACGCAATGAACTTGGTGGGTTTGAACGTTCATTTATTCCTGAAGCGCCAGCTTTCGCCAATGCTCGGGCTTATTGCATTATGGGAAATCTTTAA
- a CDS encoding tyrosine-type recombinase/integrase, translating to MERVNITKKVIESFTPSEKTTEYGDLKVQEFRIRISPAGKLTFNVVKKRKGRFIRIKIGNYPQMPPERARAESKRIIAEIELGVHDQDKRAEKTAKALTLREALNELLASREYKPRTVFDYQDRVNRDFSDWLDMPIISITRSDVIDRHNSITERSKAGANSAFRVFRVVYNFAAARYRASDESRLFPENPCLVLSELKQWNPNKRKKRIIPSQKMSNWLHAVSKLEENESRVAKTCSVFFRFLLFTGLRSDQARSLQWKDLNLKRGSFCAQLKIQQNGETNFDGPLPDYLISILGQWRLINKSKWVFPSDDGESKLSENTLITWYRFVSEEIAFKWSPHDLRRTFSTLAESLDISQYAIKKLLSHATGDDRDVTAGYIISPLDRLRRASNQIADLILSFEGENKG from the coding sequence ATGGAAAGAGTAAACATAACTAAGAAAGTAATTGAATCTTTCACGCCATCAGAAAAAACCACTGAATATGGTGATTTGAAGGTTCAAGAATTCAGGATTAGGATCAGCCCTGCCGGAAAGTTAACTTTCAACGTTGTGAAGAAAAGAAAAGGCCGATTCATTAGGATTAAGATTGGCAACTATCCACAAATGCCACCAGAAAGAGCCAGGGCGGAATCTAAGCGCATAATTGCTGAAATTGAACTTGGTGTTCACGATCAGGATAAACGCGCTGAAAAGACCGCAAAGGCCCTTACACTGCGTGAAGCTTTGAATGAATTGTTGGCTTCCAGGGAATACAAACCAAGAACGGTGTTTGATTACCAGGATCGGGTTAATCGTGATTTTAGTGATTGGCTTGATATGCCAATAATTTCAATCACACGTTCTGATGTTATTGATCGCCATAACTCAATAACAGAACGTTCAAAGGCCGGGGCAAACTCAGCCTTCAGGGTTTTTCGTGTGGTTTATAATTTTGCTGCCGCCAGGTATCGCGCAAGTGATGAAAGCCGATTATTCCCGGAAAATCCTTGCCTGGTTCTTTCTGAACTTAAACAATGGAATCCAAATAAGCGTAAAAAACGAATCATCCCATCACAAAAAATGTCAAACTGGTTACACGCTGTGTCAAAATTGGAGGAAAATGAATCACGTGTTGCAAAGACCTGTTCAGTGTTCTTCCGATTTCTACTTTTTACCGGGCTAAGATCGGACCAGGCAAGATCATTGCAATGGAAGGATTTGAATTTAAAGCGTGGTTCTTTTTGCGCCCAACTGAAAATTCAACAGAATGGTGAAACCAATTTTGATGGCCCACTTCCTGATTATTTAATTTCCATTCTTGGTCAATGGCGGTTAATAAATAAAAGCAAATGGGTTTTTCCGTCTGATGATGGTGAATCAAAGTTATCTGAAAACACATTGATTACCTGGTATCGTTTCGTTTCTGAAGAAATAGCGTTCAAATGGTCGCCACATGATTTGCGTAGAACGTTTTCAACCCTGGCTGAAAGCCTGGATATTTCACAATATGCTATTAAAAAATTATTATCACATGCAACGGGTGATGATCGTGATGTTACTGCCGGGTATATAATAAGCCCGCTTGATAGGCTTAGAAGGGCATCAAATCAAATTGCTGACCTGATTTTATCATTTGAAGGGGAAAACAAGGGGTAA